The Cherax quadricarinatus isolate ZL_2023a chromosome 18, ASM3850222v1, whole genome shotgun sequence nucleotide sequence GCCTGTAGGAGCCTACCCAttttttaagtaaaaaaaaaaaaaggagtatGCCAATACCTTGTCCCAAGGGTCACCAACCCAAAGATAAACCAGATCAATTTATCCACAAGATCTAGTGGTGAAAAGTTATCTTTAATATGGGCTAGCTGTCACATAGATAAATATATTGCAAAAAACGGAAGACCATTTACAAATTTGAAGTTTGTGAAGTGCAACAGGAAATGTACCTTGACAAGGTTACTTGTATCGGGAATGCAAGTTTATCTGCGTTGATGACCTGGGAGAACAGCGGCTTAGTACTGTTTAATAAGGCATCAAATTTTCTCTTTAGCATCGTAAGCCATGCGCGTCTTAAGAGGAGACTACTATATATATGAtggaataagatcacagtaaacaggtgatatcacaaaatgcacaaccactgtgaaaaaaatagtaaacttccaagcgctttcgtgatttctcgcattgataatgtgagaaatcacgaaagtgcttggaagttcattattttttcacagtggttgttgcacacacacacaatttcatTTAATCTCAATTTCTTTCACGTGTTTCTCTCGTCCCTGTTTCTCTCCTTCACCCTGTCCCACCTTTCCCTGTGTCTCTCCTTCACCCTGTCCCACCTCTCCCTGTGTCTCTCCTTCACCCTGTCCCACCTCTCCCTGTGTCTCTCCTTCACCCTGTCCCACCTCTCCCTGTGTCTCTCCTTCACCCTGTCCCACCTCTCCCTGTGTCTCTCCTTCACCCTGTCCCACCTCCCTGTGTCTCTCCTTCACCCTGTCCCACCTCTCCCTGTGTCTCTCCTTCACCCTGTTCCACCTCTCCCTGTGTCTCTCCTTCACCCTGTCCCACCTCTCCCTGTGTCTCTCCTTCACCCTGTCCCACTTCTCCCTGTGTCTCTCCTTCACCCTGTCCCACTTCTCCCTGTGTCTCTCCTTCACCCTGTCCCACCTCCCTGTGTCTCTCCTTCACCCTGTCCCACCTCCCTGTGTCTCTCCTTCACCCTGTCCCACCTCTCCCTGTGTCTCTCCTTCACCCTGTCCCACCTCTCCCTGTGTCTCTCCTTCACCCTGTCCCACCTCTCCCTAATTTAGAGCAACGAcagatgtggaaaattttgatTTTTCCCAAATTCAGCATGTATAAATTTGAATAATACAATTGTGTATTAAAATGCTGACTGGACCCTTCGAGAAAGTTGGTGTGAACGAGGGTGTGCAGCGActgaggagtgatacagggaaacgccatttgtaatttgtgagcACTGGTTGTCGTGGAAAATTCAGCTAATAATCTGACGTCCTCGATGCTATATTGGAGTGTTGCGGCCTGAATCTGTAATAGGAACCTGTGTTAGTTCCGTActgaattgggacaggaaatttacaGGACCTCAAGAATTACTTGTGGATGGTGGAAGATAAGGGATATGCCATCATTCACACAGGGAAGTATGCCATTAGTCCTTTCATTCAGAtctctagctggccagtgtagggtctatGTGTCAGCCAGGTGTTATGGTGTGATCCCTCTACAATatttaaatggtaagtggtaatatgaatttcttttctaatagcaccattataatttatgtacaataattatattctctgtacccagcaagcctaatcatatacagtccacaatatTTTATAAttaccattattggtattaatgtttaatactgtaattattattttaatattaggtctagctttttgtgagtggTGATGAAGTGGGGATCGAGGGAGTCACACTCttgtgacctactgtgactaagtcccacttatctcacccaaattactttcTCGTAATAATTCAAGTAATACCCTGTAAACTTCACGCAGGTAGTTTCTCACATAATTCATAACAGTGTAGACACTGCTCTATTTTATTGTTTATAAGGGTCATAGATTCTAATATTGAAATTACGAATATTTGGTATTTTTACTTATTTTCAAATATGATTTAGCTTTTTTAATACTAGATCTTATAATGCTTTTAGCATAATAAAATATGAATAAGAAAATGAACCTTGTTTATCTTATTTTGATTAGTTCTTTCAGGTTAAGAATTTATTAGTGTTATTAATAAGTACGTTATGTTAGTTACTATGTTAATTTATCCCGTGTCAAGGTGCGATCCTTATCACACAACCGACCATCTAATGTGGCCCACGTATCTACCTCAAGTCTACCTACAAGGTGTTTCTGGGGTCAAAGCCCCCGTGGccctgtccttgaccaggcctcccgtatGAAGGAAGGTTGGGGACCACTGCCCCCAGTCCATATAGTACGCTTTCATTTATATCAATAAATCTACCATAGCAGTGACTTCAAGGATATTACTAGGATataataaaatgtaaatattttttttatattttatgcaCATGTCAGTAAATTTAATTTTTGGTTTTAGTTTCCTTCACACATTAGCCTTCTTAAACTTCCGGGTAGGCGCTCCCGACAAGAATTTTGCCATTGGAACTGAGTGTCCAGGTTTGGACTTGGAACTTCTGACCGTTCATCTGAACAGGACAGAGGGAGTCAGGCCTCGCCAGGAAACACACGGTGTAGGTGGCCATTTCGAGCTCTGGCGACGTGCCTATGAACATTGAACCGATCTTCTTGGGCTCGGACATCCACTCGAAGTGATCTCCTATAAGCTGTACCTAAGGATAGCAATTATCATTATATGACTCACAGTTTTGTATATCGTATTTATGTTAACTTAGGTTTTATAATACAAACTTAAATTCAAGAATATTTTAGGATAAAAATACTATGTTAGATGCAATACTGACCTTGGTACCAAGGTTAATCACCTTGCTCCAGCCCTCGTAGTTAAGATtgccttctttttcttctttatagAAATTCACCCAGTTGTGGAAGCCGCTGACTTCACCATTTTTAAGCTCTCCAACAAAGGAGTGTTCGAACCCTGAGGAGCCGACTGGTCCCCCAGACCTAGTGTAGAGAGTGAACCAGATCTCATCCAGTTTGTCTCTCAAACTGCCCGTCAGGAGACCTGCAAAATGGCGAACAAATATTAGAATGAGGTGTTTGCCTCTCAGTTTATGTttactgagagtttactttaatctccACTTCAGCGAGTATTCTTTACTAGTGAATAACAGATAatgtgcagccttaataaccctcgtacaGTCGGTAGGCTTTAAATCAAACAAAATACTTAGCATCAACTCCTTATTATCATCAACTTGTTATCATCAATAACAAATAATTGTCTTTGCTTCATTACTTTAAAAGTTTAACAACTGAATACCCAGACAATGGAAAATTTCAGCAATATCTGAATCACAGAACAGAacagaggactcacaggtaagagcccactaggggcgaggggcaagtggggacaggatGAAGAAGATAGTTGGGGAGAGGAATATCTGAATCATGAATTCCATTCCACACTTTTGTACTGACCATATACTGTACGTAATATAACGTTACTCAGATTTATCGAAATCAAAATATTTAATTTCAAAACTATTATATCTAAAGCAAACTTTTTTCATATGATAATTGCTGAGGTAATACCTATGGCAATAGCTGCTTGTACTAGTTAATCTAACACAGCACTTATACCAGCGTGagatatggtataaaataccgacaaatatgGAATAAAACATGCGTTATTTCCCTATACGTACCTATACCACTTTCAGAACTATGCGGGAAATATTCTTTTAAATATATTGTCATtttaggagaggaagaggagtgcCACCACCTAATCCCATCTTACCACAAGAAAGTGCTTTATTTTCTTAAGTTTCGTTTAGAAACATATACCACATTAAGTGTTAGTTAATTTGATACAAGGTGAACAGGCACACAGGCGAAAAGCCTGGATCAGAAGCCCAACAGCTTTATACAACAGACTCGTGCCACAAGAAACTTGCCCATTTCATCTGAAAAGCAAACTGCCATCAAAAAAGAGGGAGAGTTGAAGTGATGAACTTACCCTTATCTAGGAGGAAACTCTCAGAAAGCTTCATGATTTGTGTATTCATCATAGCGTCCAGGAGAGCGTCCTGCTCTGCGATCTCAGCAGCGTCTTCCTCCTCAGGAATGGTCACCTGGGGGATGTAGTTGTCTTGTACTTGCCGAAGGAGGCTGATGGTGGGGCCGCTCAAGGCTGACTCAGGTACTGATGTGAACAATCTGTTGATGAATCAAAAAATCAATATTTCGGAACTGAATGCTGAACACAGATATATGTAAACAAAAAAACGTGTGCActcatcttattcctcatcctcatatcagacatagacagagatatacaccacagcaccatatcatcctttgcggatgatactaggatctgcatgaggctgtcatctgctgaggacgcggttaacctccaagaagatataaacaaagttttccagtgggcaacggaaaacaatatgatgttcaataaggacaaattccaactactccgttatggaaaactggaggagataataactagaacagagtatactacaaactctggccatacaatagagcggaaaaataatgtaaaggacctgggagtagtaatgtctgagaatctcactttcaaggatcacaacagtgctacgatcataagtgcaaagaaaataataggatggataatgagaacgttcaaaacgagagatgccaagccaatgatgatccttttcaaatcacttgttctctctaggctggaatactgctgtacattaacatctccactcaaatcaggtgaaattgcagatctagagagtgtacagagatcctttactgcacgtataagttctgtcaagcaccttaactactgggaacgcttggaagcacttgacttgtactcgttggaacgcaggaaagAGAGacatataatctacacttggaaaatcctggaaggaatggtcccgaatcttcacacagaaatcactccctacgaaagtaaaagactgggcaggcgatgcaaaatacccccaattaaaagtaggggcgccattggtacactaagagaaaacaccataagtgtccggggcccaagactgttcaacagcctcccatcacgcattaggggaattaccaataaacccctggctgccttcaagacagagctggacagatacctaaagtcagtgccggatcagcctggctgtggttcgtacgttggactgcgtgtggccagcagtaacagcctggttgatcaggccttgatccaccgggaggcctggtcatggaccgggccgcgggggcgttgatccccggaataacctccaggtaacctgtgcACATACAAGAGGAAAATCTCGACACTTACAACCACAGACAGGCGAGTATACAGAGACCTACTTTAACTCAGGTTGTAGTTCTTCTTTTCCCAAAggaatttttttaataaaatcaaaCAAATAAAAATTACATCACTAGCAAAGGTAACGATAGAAGTTTGCGAAAGCAAATTTACCTAAACCTagggaaatatttttttattgtcTGAATAACAAAGATAAATGTGCTAAAGTCTGCAAGACAGTTTAACACATTAAATTATTTGAGCCGAACGAATAGtagcacacaaacacaaaaatgaCAAACAAGGCAAACACCAGGAGTCACAGTTGTAAACTAGACACTACAATGagctgttaggtaaaagaacacgggtgcaactaatgcgacactttattgtggcaactttcgctctccaggagttttgtcaagccgtgTGACGTGACAAAacccctggagagcgaaacgttgtcacaataaaatggaATTTTGATTGCGCAAGGGTCGTAATTGTAAAATTTCTTTGATTAAGTATATCTTCTCTCATTCGAGATGTTCTACCATTCTAGTGCGTGAAGAACAAGATAATATTGCAACTCACGGCCCAGAAGCTAGATCGCCTGAGGTGCCTTCACCCTGGAGATCTATAGTTAGCTGGTCACCCACAGCATTCACCTCGGCAGCAAACAGTTCCTCGGTCAGTGCTCTCAGTTCATCATCTGTCACCACATCTGATCCTCCTGGGATAGAGCACAATACATCACGTCATCTCGCAGTCTTGTCGTAAAGTTCAAAATTCGTATAAAAAAATGATATTACGCAAACAAATGAGTTTGGTATGCCAGCGGTCGCCGTGCCATGGTCAGCCAACCACACACCAGCTACCACAGCGGAACCTGTGTTAGTTGACACCATCCTCTGTAACAAAACACGACATGGGGCCAATAGTGCCACTGAATAAATTTTCATGCAACACAAATCCCTGTCAGGTGGTTTTTCCTTAAATGACGAAACTTCGTGTATCTTGTGAGCGAGAGATTTACACATATGTTCGTTGGCTTTAAGTCGACCCAGTGTGGTCCCTACCAGCAAATTTAATGTGATCTTGATGACCAAATCTCCTTTTTCTTTTCTACCTAAGAAGAGTTTTCCCTTCTGTAAAATTCTTCTTACAAAGGGGATAAAGGGTTCCTTTTTGACACTTTGCAACTGCATTTGCTTTGATGGTCTTATCACTGTGTCGTGATAAGTCCTGTCACTAACAGTGTACATTACATGTCAGCTGCAGAGTCGTCTGCAAACCCACAATTAAAGCTCGTAAATAAAACATTTAATAATCCCAGAGTTCGAGAGGATGAATGGTGAACGAAGATGATGAAAGGTGTCAAGCGACTCGTGAAGGGCTTGTTAGGTGTGGCAATTTGATGCTGCACAAGTATTGAGTAATGCTAAAAGTATTTAACAAAATTCGTATAATTTGTTAAACCTGGAAACGCTAGCTGCGGGAGTAGCATTTTTGTACTCAAATGGAGTATCAAGCCTTCATCCCTCTCTGCGCCGAATAGTCCACACGAGCTTAGCGCTTCCTATACACATAATAATACAAATGTTTCTATGTTGCCAACACAGACTTATCCAATTACTGAGTAGGACCTGGCAAATTGTTTTATGCCCCAAATATTATATCGCCCATGAATATGCAGTGTCAAGTTGTGACTGCCCGCTGCTAGCACCATCAGTATGATTGATCAGTCCATAAATCAAGAGATTTGGCCTAGGACAGGGTCGCGGGGGCGATTACCTTTACATACAGCAACAGGTATACAACGTGTAAATAAAAAATATCTGAGAGAATATCTGCCTGCGATGATCTCATGTCATCTATGATAGCTTCATGTTGCGTGTTTTTGTATTAGTTGTTAGTTTCCCAAGTAATATCATTGACCTTTGTAGTTATACATTACCCATCTTGAATATCTAGTACAAAGATAAATGCATTTTTGTGAATTTGATGATAATAGGAACCTGCacgttcctctcctccctccactTTTTCTAACTATATTTCCTGGAAGTTATATCGACAGTACTCAGGTCGTTGAGCCTCGCCTGTCTCTAACAACTTTCATTACAACCCACACGGTTCTTATGTCGTACCTTCAGATTTCCTCAAGCGCAGACTACACCCATCCTCGGATCTGCAGGGAACATGACTTCAGTCCTCATTACCTGACATCACCATCGTGCCCCAACTCGCCTCTCTAACACCAATCCTGTATTTATGACGTCATACCCGTCACCATATTCCGTTATCACTGGTCACGTATGACGTCATAAGTTccccaacaacaccacaacattcCTCCACAGTAACTTGATGACGTTACAGCATACAGTCAAACATTCCCTACATCTtctatagatggcagcacaagaAACACATTGCCATATTtcaccccctctcccccccaaaaaaaaaatgtccGCATGACCAAGGTTGGTATGAATGAGATCTCGTGTCTGCACTGCCCACGGTAGAACACGATACGTAGAATTATATAATTTTCTTATCAGCAAATTTCGACGCAGAGTTGTAGACCTCTTTACCTCGGGCTCTTGTTTATGTAACATACAAGCACTCTATTCTGTCAGTATATAGAAGAACTCCTCATTCTGTCAGTATACAGAAGAACTCCTCATTCTGTCAGTATACAGAAGAACTCCTTATTCTGTCAGTATACAGAACTCCTCATTCTGTCAGTATACAGAAGAACTCCTCATTCTGTCAGTATACAGAAGAACTCCTTATTCTGTCAGTATACAGAACTCCTCATTCTGTCAGTATACAGAAGAACTCCTCATTCTGTCAGTATACAGAAGAACTCCTTATTCTGTCAGTATACAGAACTCCTCATTCTGTCAGTATACAGAACTCCTCATTCTGTCAGTATACAGAACTCCTCATTCTGTAAGTATACAGAACTCCTCATTCTGTAAGTATACAGAACTTCTCATTCTGTCAGTATACAGAAGAACTCCTCATTCTGTCAGTATACAGAACTCCTCATTCTGTCAGTATACAGAACTCCTCATTCTGTAAGTATACAGAACTCCTCATTCTGTAAGTATACAGAACTTCTCATTCTGTAAGTATACAGAACTTCTCATTCTGTAAGTATACAGAACTTCTCATTCTGTAAGTATACAGAACTTCTCATTCTGTAAGTATACAGAACTCCTCATTCTGTAAGTATACAGAACTTCTCATTCTGTAAGTATACAGAACTCCTCATTCTGTAAGTATACAGAACTTCTCATTCTGTAAGTATACAGAACTTCTCATTCTGTAAGTATACAGAACTCCTCATTCTGTAAGTATACAGAACTTCTCATTctgtagtatacagaactcctcaTTCTGTAAGTATACAGAACTTCTCATTCTGTAAGTATACAGAACTCCTCATTCTGTAAGTATACAGAACTTCTCATTCTGTAAGTATACAGAACTCCTCATTCTGTAAGTATACAGAACTCCTCATTCTGTCAGTATACAGAACTTCTCATTCTGTAAGTATACAGAACTCCTCATTCTGTAAGTATACAGAACTCATTCTGTCAGTATACAGAACTCCTCATTCTGTAAGTATACAGAACTCCTCATTCTGTCAGTATACAGAAGAACTCCTTATTCTGTCAGTATACAGAACTCCTTATTCTGTCAGTATACAGAACTCCTCATTCTGTAAGTATACAGAACTCCTCATTCTGTAAGTATACAGAACTCCTCATTCTGTAAGTATACAGAACTCCTCATTCTGTCAGTATACAGAACTCCTCATTCTGTCAGTATACAGAACTCCTCATTCTGTAAGTATACAGAACTCCTCATTCTGTCAGTATACAGAACTCCTCATTCTGTCAGTATACAGAACTCCTCATTCTGTCAGTATACAGAACTCATTCTGTCAGTATACAGAACTCCTCATTCTGTAAGTATACAGAACTCCTCATTCTGTCAGTATACAGAACTCCTCATTTTGTCAGTATAAGACGCACTCCTCAGTGTTAAGTCTTTCAGCCTTGCAAAATTCGTCTCAACCTCACAGTTCCCACTGAACTGAAATGGAGGTCATTAACCATCTTTGACCTGGTTGAGGTTGCGCGCTACACATACACGTGACctaaatctttattttttttattttttataaagaTAACAATCTGTGACGACAGGTCATCTTCCGTTACCATGATTTTTTAATACTGGCTTTGTCTCTGACAAGTGCCTCCAGTTACCTGCTCTGCTTTGAAATGTTTGTATTCTTCTTGTTATCTTGTCCCATACATCATTAATCTTTGCCACAGAAGACAAAAATTCAGTTTTTGTTA carries:
- the LOC128689419 gene encoding uridylate-specific endoribonuclease, whose amino-acid sequence is MKAAFLLLLAAVGAYGQSCYGACGIFDTNLECQCNVACTDYGDCCEDYTEICMSCADRCGEEYLDTKPCQCNEGCPDYEDCCSDFEELCGGSDVVTDDELRALTEELFAAEVNAVGDQLTIDLQGEGTSGDLASGPLFTSVPESALSGPTISLLRQVQDNYIPQVTIPEEEDAAEIAEQDALLDAMMNTQIMKLSESFLLDKGLLTGSLRDKLDEIWFTLYTRSGGPVGSSGFEHSFVGELKNGEVSGFHNWVNFYKEEKEGNLNYEGWSKVINLGTKVQLIGDHFEWMSEPKKIGSMFIGTSPELEMATYTVCFLARPDSLCPVQMNGQKFQVQTWTLSSNGKILVGSAYPEV